Proteins encoded within one genomic window of Macrotis lagotis isolate mMagLag1 chromosome 3, bilby.v1.9.chrom.fasta, whole genome shotgun sequence:
- the LOC141516743 gene encoding olfactory receptor 9Q1-like, producing the protein MAIGNRTIVMEFILLGFTNHPELKSLLLTVFLAFYLMIMLGNLSMITLVWISPKLHTPMYFLLQHLAFLDFCFSSVVLPQFLVTLTTGRAVLSYEQCATQFFMLTFFGTSDCYLLAIMAYDRYVAVCQPLLYVTIVTPKTRLKFVTGAYLGGLTNATVRTCCMFSLSFCGDNQIDFIFCDLSPLLKLSCGDTFLQEFVIVLFAHFVILSSLGMILVSYLFIIRAILQIHSVGGRAKTFSTCASHLTAIGLFFGTLAFMYALSKPGESLDEGKVVSMFYTVVIPMLNPLIYSLRNKEVKEALKTTLSRLKLS; encoded by the coding sequence ATGGCTATTGGAAATAGAACAATTGTAATGGAGTTTATCCTGCTTGGCTTCACTAACCACCCTGAGCTGAAGTCTCTTTTGCTCACAGTGTTTCTGGCCTTCTACCTCATGATAATGTTGGGTAACCTGAGCATGATCACCCTGGTCTGGATAAGTCCAAAACTTCATACACCAATGTACTTCCTGCTCCAACATCTGGCTTTCCTAGATTTCTGTTTCTCCTCAGTGGTGTTACCTCAGTTTCTGGTGACCTTAACTACTGGAAGAGCTGTGCTCTCTTATGAGCAGTGTGCCACCCAATTCTTCATGCTCACTTTCTTTGGCACCTCTGATTGCTACCTGCTGGCCATCATGGCCTATGACCGCTATGTGGCTGTGTGCCAGCCTCTGCTTTATGTCACCATCGTGACTCCCAAGACCAGACTGAAGTTTGTGACTGGGGCCTATCTTGGGGGTTTGACTAATGCTACTGTAAGGACCTGCTGCATGTTTTCACTCTCCTTCTGTGGTGACAACcagatagattttattttctgtgaccTCTCACCCCTGTTGAAACTGTCTTGTGGGGACACTTTCCTACAGGAATTTGTGATTGTGCTATTTGCTCACTTTGTGATCCTGTCCAGTCTGGGCATGATCTTAGTGTCCTATCTGTTCATCATCAGAGCCATTCTACAGATCCACTCTGTTGGAGGGAGGGCCAAGACCTTTTCGACCTGTGCCTCCCACTTGACTGCTATTGGGCTCTTCTTTGGGACCCTTGCCTTCATGTATGCTCTCAGCAAACCTGGAGAATCCCTAGATGAAGGCAAGGTGGTGTCTATGTTCTATACTGTAGTTATCCCTATGCTGAATCCTCTCATTTACAGCCTGAGGAACAAGGAGGTGAAAGAGGCCCTGAAGACAACTCTTAGTAGGCTTAAGTTGTCTTAA